The DNA segment TTCCATGATGAAACAAATTAATGATAGGAGAGAACAAATAAGTTAAACTACAAATGCCCAATTTTAAACATCAATAAATAACGTCTACTTATTCTAATAGTATGGAATCGAAATTTTTTAAGGCAAGTCTTACAATATTACTTGCGTGTTTTTTAGCGATGAACGTTTCTGCACAAACTTTAAAAGTTGCAGAGATTTTTACCAACGATATGGTAATCCAAGCAGACAAAGAAATTAGAGTCTGGGGAAAAGCCGATCCTAAATCTAAGGTTGAAGTTTTATTAGGTAAATCTAAAGTTTCTGTAGAAACAGATAATGAAGGAAAATGGAAAGCGATTCTACCTAAAATGAAATATGGAGGACCTTATCAGTTAATGGTCAGAAGTAAAGAAACAATCACCCTAAATAACGTAATGGTGGGTGAAGTTTGGTTCTGTGCTGGACAATCAAATATGCGTTGGCATGTAAGAGGTTCTAAAAATAAGAAAGAAGAAATTGCTGCTGCCAACCATCCAAATATTCGATTCTTTACAGTACCTGAATCGGGGATTGATACGCCTCAGGAAAATTTTAAAACTAAAGTAAAATGGGAAGTTTGTACGCCAGAAAGTGTAGATGATAAATCAGCAGTTGGTTACTTTTTTGGAAGAAAATTACAGGAAGAATTAAAGGGTGTAGCTATAGGACTGATCGATATTTCTTATGGAGGTTCAAGCATTAGTACCTTTATGGATGCTGAAACAGTTAAAAATTCAAAGGCTCCTGAAGGTATTGCAAATAGAAACAAAGGTTTTTTAGCTGCATATGAAAGAAGAATGGAAGAATGGAGAAAGGATACTAGCAAAAAGGAACCCTATTACCCAGAAAATTGCTTAGGATCTTTTTGTTACAACTATATGTATCATCCTTTAGTACCGTATTCTGTTAGAGGAACAATTTGGTACCAAGGGGAGACCAATGCAGGAGAGCCTGATCCTTACGTAGTATGGTTTGGTGAATATGTCAATATGATGAGAGATCGATTTGAGAACGAAGACATGCCTGTTTATTTTGTACAATTGGCAGGGTTCTTAGGCCGTAAAGGAGCTGAAATGAAATATCCATCTTGGGCAAAGTTTAGATTGGCACAAGCAGAATGTCTGAAACTGGAAAACACTGGTATGGCAACCGCTTATGATCTTGGAGAAGATTACGATATCCACCCTAAAAATAAGCAAGATGTAGGACTAAGATTATCACTATTGGCACTTAAAAATACTTATGGTAAAAAAATTGTGGCTGAAGGTCCATCGTATAAAAAATTCAAAATTGATGGAGATAAAGTGGTTATAGAATTTTCTAACGTAGCAAAAAAACTAGTAGCTTCAACAGGGAAAGACACGATTCATGGGTTTATGTATGAAACTTCTCCGGGAGTTTATGAAGATGTAGAAGCAAAAATCATAAGTAAAAATAAGATTGAAGTACCCTATAAAGAAGCTACGTTATACTTCTCATATAAAAACTATGACGTTATAGAATTGTATAATAGTGAGAATTTGCCTGTGTATCCATTTAAGGTATCTATCAATTCAACGATGTAAACTAAAGCAATTATTGGAGGTAGTAGAGTACTGTCATATATCATCAAATAGCTTCTATAGTATTGAAAACTTATCTTTTCGAT comes from the Flammeovirga agarivorans genome and includes:
- a CDS encoding sialate O-acetylesterase, whose amino-acid sequence is MESKFFKASLTILLACFLAMNVSAQTLKVAEIFTNDMVIQADKEIRVWGKADPKSKVEVLLGKSKVSVETDNEGKWKAILPKMKYGGPYQLMVRSKETITLNNVMVGEVWFCAGQSNMRWHVRGSKNKKEEIAAANHPNIRFFTVPESGIDTPQENFKTKVKWEVCTPESVDDKSAVGYFFGRKLQEELKGVAIGLIDISYGGSSISTFMDAETVKNSKAPEGIANRNKGFLAAYERRMEEWRKDTSKKEPYYPENCLGSFCYNYMYHPLVPYSVRGTIWYQGETNAGEPDPYVVWFGEYVNMMRDRFENEDMPVYFVQLAGFLGRKGAEMKYPSWAKFRLAQAECLKLENTGMATAYDLGEDYDIHPKNKQDVGLRLSLLALKNTYGKKIVAEGPSYKKFKIDGDKVVIEFSNVAKKLVASTGKDTIHGFMYETSPGVYEDVEAKIISKNKIEVPYKEATLYFSYKNYDVIELYNSENLPVYPFKVSINSTM